The following are from one region of the Luteitalea sp. genome:
- a CDS encoding tyrosine-type recombinase/integrase, translated as DQVDLENKVVWIPDSKTPNGVAEAPLTDLAVEAIRGQMQLAGNSEYLFPRENCVGHQTTFKTAWRATLRRAKVPYFRIYDLRSTYATRLSAGGVADEWVTQLSQNPGRLVGSAVQLLQCLALHLKLHLRVLLEDFCIALPEQAG; from the coding sequence GACCAGGTGGATCTGGAGAACAAAGTCGTCTGGATTCCCGATTCCAAGACGCCGAACGGCGTCGCGGAGGCGCCGCTGACAGATCTGGCCGTCGAGGCGATTCGGGGCCAGATGCAGCTTGCCGGGAACAGCGAATATCTGTTTCCGCGCGAGAACTGCGTGGGACACCAGACCACGTTTAAGACGGCGTGGCGAGCGACGCTTCGGCGGGCGAAGGTGCCGTACTTTCGCATCTACGATCTGCGCTCGACCTACGCGACTCGCTTGAGCGCGGGCGGTGTCGCCGACGAGTGGGTGACGCAGCTGTCCCAGAACCCCGGCAGACTCGTTGGCAGTGCGGTTCAGCTTCTGCAGTGCCTCGCGCTTCATCTGAAACTTCATCTGCGAGTACTTCTTGAAGACTTTTGCATCGCCCTGCCGGAGCAGGCTGGATGA